The Danio aesculapii unplaced genomic scaffold, fDanAes4.1, whole genome shotgun sequence genome contains a region encoding:
- the LOC130220237 gene encoding LOW QUALITY PROTEIN: interleukin-1 receptor type 2 (The sequence of the model RefSeq protein was modified relative to this genomic sequence to represent the inferred CDS: inserted 2 bases in 1 codon; deleted 1 base in 1 codon), which yields MVISTQGENVIFNVYIPAQIMRRWEMRLSGFSICIAIISVRLILASAQTLKDSCVVVGPEIPDFHTPGEAVIIRFPFLEGAIRYRKLRLDNSSSFHVDHMSLSNQSSLRLHRDRVKQSGRGVLLLPGQTTDSGIYSYTLRSDTFCLMGSISITVSADLNTTVMPFSTYAGADTRIICPHLQYYTRTENARWHKDFESRALPVGRGRYSIEKGIILAIRNISVEDEGFYTCRLTVVVNNAQYNVSRTWRVHVTESAAPRTVTSNRPPVTSSAVTSSAKLYPYFVSPVNGSFIKSRSGLQLQLQCVVSAVNPSSAELTWLINGNTPEHSHLAGRALQSQNRITDLTVEVQLLISILHEEDHGTELSCRWRNQEQKMEVLTYIRLTDSGSWWSXGRFISCCFLLVLAVFSSQLCRRSEKRGDYFLARQNQQCLKICTNTTAFTLLSCIPSIKMKTCFKRTLSQCPHRKSNSANTRSISVLTTEERLAAQGKPSWISVVMHTRSLLVQEKQTGFVRFVECFEDLPVQMILASPEELNFYSDEDGSFDEEYMTE from the exons ATGGTCATCAGCACACAGGGTGAGAATGTCATCTTCAATGTCTACATTCCAGCACAGATCATGAGAAGATGGGAAATG AGACTCTCTGGTTTCAGCATATGCATTGCCATTATTTCTGTCAGATTAATCCTAGCCTCTGCACAGACTCTAAAAG ACAGTTGTGTGGTTGTGGGTCCAGAGATCCCTGATTTTCACACTCCAGGCGAGGCCGTTATCATCAGATTCCCGTTTCTGGAAGGTGCCATTCGCTACAGGAAATTACGCCTGGACAACAGCTCCTCATTCCACGTGGATCACATGAGTCTGAGTAACCAAAGCAGTCTGAGGCTGCACCGAGACCGGGTGAAGCAGAGTGGGCGCGGGGTCCTACTGCTGCCGGGCCAGACCACAGACTCCGGAATCTACAGCTACACCCTCAG GAGTGACACATTCTGTCTGATGGGGAGTATTTCCATCACGGTGTCTGCAGATCTGAACACCACAGTAATGCCCTTCAGCACATATGCAGGAGCAGACACCAGAATCATCTGCCCACATTTGCAATACTACACACGGACAGAAAACGCCAGGTGGCACAAG GATTTTGAGAGCAGAGCGCTCCCTGTGGGCAGAGGACGGTATAGCATTGAGAAGGGCATCATTCTGGCCATCAGAAACATCTCTGTGGAGGACGAGGGCTTCTACACCTGCAGACTGACTGTGGTGGTCAACAACGCACAATACAATGTCAGCCGCACCTGGAGAGTGCACGTGACAG AGAGCGCTGCGCCACGCACCGTCACCTCCAACAGACCTCCAGTCACCTCCAGTGCTGTCACAT CCTCAGCAAAACTGTACCCTTACTTTGTCTCTCCTGTAAATGGATCCTTCATTAAAAGTCGTTCTG GCTTGCAGCTGCAGCTCCAGTGTGTAGTGTCAGCTGTAAACCCCTCA TCTGCAGAGCTGACCTGGCTGATCAACggaaacacacctgaacactcTCACCTGGCCGGACGAGCGCTTCAGTCACAGAACAG AATCACAGACCTCACTGTGGAGGTACAGCTGCTGATCTCCATCCTCCATGAGGAAGACCACGGCACAGAGCTGAGCTGCAGGTGGAGAAACCAGGAGCAGAAGATGGAGGTGCTAACCTACATCAgactgacag ACTCTGGGTCCTGGTGGTC TGGCCGCTTCATCTCCTGCTGTTTTCTGCTGGTGCTCGCTGTTTTCTCTAGTCAACTGTGTCGAAGGAGTGAGAAACGAGGAGATTACTTTCTGGCTCGACAGAACCAGCAGTGTCTGAAGATCTGTACAAACACAACTGCATTTACACTTCTCTCATGTATACcctcaataaaaatgaaaacttgtTTTAAACGGACTCTCTCTCAGTGCCCACACAGAAAATCAAACTCCGCAAATACTCGTAGCATAAGTGTGCTGACCACTGAGGAACGCCTGG CAGCACAGGGTAAACCGTCTTGGATATCAGTGGTGATGCACACACGCTCTCTGCTGGTCCAGGAGAAACAGACGGGCTTTGTCAGGTTTGTAGAGTGTTTTGAGGATTTGCCGGTTCAGATGATTCTGGCCAGCCCGGAAGAATTAAACTTTTACTCTGATGAAGATGGCAGCTTTGATGAAGAATATATGACAGAGTAG